Proteins found in one Nitratiruptor sp. SB155-2 genomic segment:
- a CDS encoding ArsS family sensor histidine kinase, which produces MKKSSIFLWITLIFLLGFIAVGGAYWLSLQHLKESAQNRYQKRFEFVSQSLLWQLSSVDYNKLIQELQKLEFVPITHPKEIVKIAKNSTIIKRTKYPVGEVIILKYKGDYYIWVQSYGNMLLLKDISMDIQQSRLLYTAIFVVTLILLLILYILIILKLRPLKSITKELQRFSKGDLDIDLNVEGFKEINEVANALQNAADSLKAIQHSRKLLLRNIMHELKTPIAKGRIQAEMVEDEKQKKRLIQIFEKLNSLINELAALEAVNSKIKPSLESITLKDIVEEAIHIGMFDKKDIEIIEKQNPTIEADYKLMAIAVKNLIDNALKYSFDTKATIILTQDALIVQNRGEPLQKELSFYIEAFNKEGKKSGFGLGLYLVDNILKLHGYALQYRFEDGNNRFIISLKSSH; this is translated from the coding sequence ATGAAAAAAAGTTCCATCTTTTTATGGATCACGCTCATCTTTTTACTTGGCTTCATCGCTGTTGGTGGAGCCTACTGGCTCTCCTTGCAACATCTCAAGGAGAGTGCGCAAAACCGATATCAAAAACGATTCGAATTTGTCTCCCAATCCCTACTTTGGCAACTCAGCTCGGTCGATTACAATAAACTCATACAAGAGCTGCAAAAACTGGAGTTTGTGCCCATAACCCATCCCAAAGAGATTGTCAAAATCGCCAAGAACTCTACGATAATCAAACGAACGAAATATCCGGTAGGCGAAGTCATCATCCTCAAATATAAGGGTGATTACTATATCTGGGTTCAAAGTTATGGCAACATGCTTCTTCTCAAAGACATCTCGATGGATATCCAGCAAAGCCGCCTACTCTATACGGCGATCTTTGTAGTGACACTTATTCTACTTTTGATCTTGTATATTCTCATCATCTTGAAACTGAGACCTCTCAAAAGCATCACAAAAGAGCTGCAGCGCTTCTCCAAAGGCGATCTGGATATCGATCTCAATGTGGAAGGGTTCAAAGAGATCAATGAAGTGGCCAACGCCTTGCAAAATGCCGCGGACTCTTTGAAAGCGATCCAACATTCAAGAAAACTGCTTCTAAGAAACATCATGCACGAACTCAAGACCCCCATCGCAAAAGGGCGTATTCAAGCGGAAATGGTAGAGGATGAGAAACAGAAGAAACGACTCATTCAGATTTTCGAAAAACTCAACTCTCTCATAAACGAACTGGCTGCTTTGGAAGCGGTCAATTCAAAAATCAAACCGAGCCTTGAGAGCATCACACTCAAAGATATCGTCGAGGAGGCCATCCATATCGGGATGTTCGACAAAAAAGATATTGAAATTATCGAAAAGCAAAATCCAACAATAGAAGCAGACTACAAACTCATGGCCATAGCAGTGAAAAACCTCATCGACAATGCATTAAAATACTCTTTCGATACAAAAGCGACAATCATCCTTACACAAGATGCACTGATCGTGCAAAATAGAGGCGAGCCTTTACAAAAAGAGCTCTCTTTCTATATTGAGGCTTTCAATAAAGAGGGGAAAAAAAGCGGTTTCGGACTGGGGCTGTATCTGGTGGACAATATCTTGAAACTTCACGGATACGCTCTTCAGTATCGCTTTGAGGATGGAAACAATAGATTTATCATCTCTTTGAAATCTTCACACTAA
- a CDS encoding NUDIX domain-containing protein — MKKSAGILPYKVENGELYVYLGHFGGPFWKRKRRSWGIIKGEVEEGESDLEAAKREFFEETGKWVDGEFLDLGEAKTSNKILHIFALQTDLDTDIRSNMVHLEYKGGILEFPEIDAAKWFAIEEAKEVIVDTQKVFLERLQKLV; from the coding sequence ATGAAAAAGAGTGCCGGTATCTTGCCATACAAAGTGGAAAATGGTGAATTGTATGTCTATTTGGGACATTTTGGAGGTCCCTTTTGGAAGAGAAAGAGGAGAAGTTGGGGGATTATCAAAGGGGAAGTGGAAGAGGGGGAGAGCGATTTGGAGGCAGCGAAGCGGGAGTTTTTCGAAGAGACGGGTAAATGGGTAGATGGAGAGTTTTTGGATCTTGGGGAAGCAAAAACATCTAACAAGATCTTGCATATTTTTGCCCTGCAAACAGACCTGGATACCGATATCCGATCCAATATGGTGCATTTGGAGTATAAAGGAGGGATATTGGAGTTTCCAGAGATTGATGCAGCCAAATGGTTTGCGATAGAGGAGGCGAAAGAGGTCATTGTAGATACGCAAAAGGTTTTTTTGGAACGGCTCCAAAAGTTAGTGTGA
- a CDS encoding DUF6394 family protein: MNLQKVLSGFFFILAMTTNFGFFYGNPADIEFHSKYELFAAIIVNLIATILKLGDKTQLGSVLLATSLVADIQLIGAASVWALAVYVLGGLNTESTVAIISMSGGALLANIVSVLLFVGDTLKSKR, encoded by the coding sequence ATGAATTTACAAAAAGTATTGTCCGGATTCTTTTTCATTTTGGCGATGACCACAAACTTTGGCTTTTTTTACGGTAATCCCGCCGATATCGAATTCCATAGCAAATATGAGCTCTTTGCAGCAATCATAGTCAACCTCATCGCAACAATTTTGAAGCTAGGCGACAAGACGCAGCTTGGATCCGTTTTGCTGGCAACAAGCCTTGTTGCAGATATCCAACTGATTGGTGCGGCAAGCGTGTGGGCATTGGCGGTTTATGTCCTAGGCGGTCTCAATACCGAATCTACTGTCGCTATCATCTCCATGAGCGGTGGAGCGCTCCTTGCCAATATCGTCTCTGTTTTACTTTTTGTAGGCGATACACTCAAATCCAAAAGGTAA
- a CDS encoding potassium channel family protein produces MESNSAWIIIHRMRIPLLVIILTFAISIIGLTLIPGVDDQGHPYHMSFFDAFYFVSYMATTIGFGEAPYTFTYPQRLWVSFCIYLTVVGWFYGIGNIIALIQDKKLARELAIARFRSKVAKLSEPFIIVLGYNNVTKEIIQRLSQEGIRIVVVDKDESKIEAIELENFIPEVPAISADTTKPQTLKLAGIHQKNCKAVVVLFEDDIKNAKIALMCRLLNKKIDIIVKSTTKENTEHLRNIGIRHIENPFKIISDRLYFEITAPYIWLLEMWIFGHILRIRKREFLPKGKYIICGAGRMGKALAEGLQRAGIEYVFIDIKSSEYKKMKQSAIYGDAEDIKILLDAGIQSASCIIAATKDDMINLTILSTAKKLNPGIYTIARENSLEDISIFKSARIDKIYILERILAKYTYNFIAKPLANRFIRLIHRKDNLWAMNVVGKLSATIGKNPILFEIQITEESAYALCKVLQQGQKITLDVLRRSRRDYREKNKILFLLYYYEEEEHKETILVPSDEVEVKIGCSLLVACDEEAKSDFEYILNNYYELHYVMTGKEQSVGIFNLLKKEAA; encoded by the coding sequence ATGGAAAGCAACAGTGCATGGATCATCATCCACAGGATGAGGATTCCTCTGCTTGTCATCATACTCACTTTTGCCATCTCCATCATAGGACTTACACTGATTCCCGGTGTTGACGACCAAGGTCATCCATACCATATGAGCTTCTTTGACGCCTTCTATTTCGTCAGCTATATGGCTACCACTATCGGCTTTGGCGAAGCACCCTATACCTTTACCTATCCTCAACGTCTGTGGGTCAGTTTTTGTATCTACTTAACCGTCGTTGGATGGTTCTACGGCATCGGTAATATCATTGCCCTGATTCAGGACAAAAAACTGGCACGGGAGCTGGCAATTGCCAGATTTCGATCAAAAGTGGCCAAGCTTAGTGAGCCTTTCATCATTGTCCTTGGCTACAACAATGTTACAAAAGAGATCATTCAGAGGCTCAGCCAAGAAGGTATTCGAATCGTCGTCGTGGACAAGGATGAAAGTAAAATAGAGGCAATAGAGCTTGAAAATTTCATCCCGGAAGTTCCGGCCATCAGTGCAGATACCACAAAACCGCAAACGCTTAAACTTGCAGGAATTCACCAAAAAAACTGTAAAGCGGTCGTAGTGCTTTTTGAAGACGATATCAAAAACGCTAAAATCGCTCTTATGTGTCGGCTTCTCAATAAAAAGATCGATATCATTGTCAAATCCACAACCAAAGAGAACACGGAACACCTTCGAAACATCGGTATCCGTCATATAGAAAACCCTTTTAAAATCATCTCCGATAGGCTCTATTTCGAAATCACCGCCCCATACATCTGGCTTCTGGAGATGTGGATATTCGGTCATATCTTACGCATCCGCAAAAGAGAGTTTTTGCCAAAAGGAAAATATATCATCTGCGGAGCCGGTCGTATGGGAAAAGCGTTGGCAGAAGGGTTGCAAAGAGCCGGTATCGAGTATGTTTTTATCGATATCAAATCGAGTGAATATAAAAAGATGAAGCAAAGCGCCATATACGGTGATGCAGAGGATATCAAGATACTTCTGGATGCCGGCATACAGTCGGCTTCGTGTATCATTGCCGCGACAAAAGATGATATGATCAACCTCACCATTTTATCGACCGCCAAAAAACTCAACCCAGGGATCTATACTATTGCGAGAGAAAACTCTCTTGAGGATATCAGCATCTTCAAATCGGCGCGAATCGACAAAATCTACATTCTTGAGCGGATTTTGGCCAAATATACCTACAATTTCATCGCAAAGCCTTTAGCAAACCGATTTATCCGACTCATCCACAGAAAAGATAATCTGTGGGCTATGAATGTTGTAGGAAAATTGAGCGCTACCATAGGGAAAAACCCTATTCTTTTTGAGATTCAGATCACCGAAGAAAGTGCCTACGCACTCTGTAAGGTTTTGCAGCAAGGCCAAAAAATCACGCTTGATGTTCTTAGACGATCCAGAAGAGATTACAGAGAGAAAAACAAAATACTCTTCCTGCTCTACTATTATGAGGAGGAAGAGCACAAAGAGACGATCTTGGTCCCTTCAGATGAAGTAGAGGTCAAAATAGGCTGTTCTTTACTGGTAGCATGTGACGAAGAGGCAAAATCGGATTTTGAATATATTTTGAACAACTATTACGAACTGCATTACGTTATGACCGGGAAAGAACAGAGTGTAGGGATTTTCAATCTTTTGAAAAAAGAGGCCGCCTAA
- a CDS encoding patatin-like phospholipase family protein: MRVSLVLGSGGARGYAHIGVIEELVAAGISIESISGSSMGALVGGLYAAGGMEEYKEWVLTLDVFDVATLLDLSFDKRGLIKGEKVFKKLEEIIGYRKIEDLPIKFTAVASDIKANKEIWFQEGDLLQAIRASISIPSFFTPVEWNDTLLVDGGVLNPLPVAPTMSDHTDAIIAVNVYGKGEKPAIELPKEVQKKQGKLEKAKEKLKKYSQKLIQEGEYNFFDIVDMSYDALQQTLIRYRLAGYPPDHLIEISQKVCGTYDFHKAYEVIEAGREAAKSFLKTL, from the coding sequence ATGAGAGTCTCATTGGTTCTTGGAAGTGGTGGAGCGAGGGGATATGCTCATATCGGTGTGATTGAGGAATTGGTTGCGGCCGGCATCTCCATCGAATCTATCAGTGGCTCATCTATGGGTGCTTTGGTGGGAGGGCTCTATGCAGCTGGAGGTATGGAAGAGTATAAAGAGTGGGTATTGACCCTTGATGTGTTCGATGTTGCAACGTTGTTGGATCTGAGTTTTGACAAAAGGGGACTTATCAAAGGGGAAAAAGTCTTCAAAAAACTCGAAGAGATTATAGGATATCGAAAAATAGAAGATCTTCCCATCAAATTTACTGCTGTTGCTTCTGATATCAAGGCCAACAAGGAGATATGGTTTCAAGAGGGGGATCTTTTGCAAGCTATACGAGCCTCAATCTCGATTCCATCTTTTTTTACTCCCGTGGAGTGGAACGATACACTCCTCGTAGATGGCGGCGTTCTCAATCCCCTTCCTGTTGCGCCAACAATGAGCGATCATACGGATGCCATCATAGCAGTCAATGTATACGGAAAAGGAGAAAAACCTGCGATTGAACTACCAAAAGAGGTGCAGAAAAAGCAAGGGAAACTGGAAAAAGCGAAAGAGAAGCTCAAAAAATACTCTCAAAAACTGATCCAAGAGGGAGAGTATAACTTTTTCGACATTGTCGATATGAGTTATGATGCATTGCAACAAACGCTGATTCGCTATCGACTCGCGGGATATCCTCCAGATCATCTGATAGAGATTTCACAAAAAGTTTGTGGTACATATGATTTTCATAAAGCCTACGAAGTGATAGAAGCAGGAAGGGAAGCTGCAAAATCCTTTTTAAAGACCCTTTGA
- a CDS encoding TolC family protein: MKYLVTILIPMILSAQNFLEIVKLLDHNRLLQSKKYEVMAQKRVYEAAKGANYPKVDIALQGIYLKEQPTMSIHLGIPTLPSSFPAAAQNQYFGEISISYPLFSGFAITSQIASAKLQEQKSRLEQKDLERRLYLKTAQLYGAIYAAKHTEKALQKGLEAMELSLKKAKGFYEEGLIPLSYLSNIEAKKYQIESNLQMVRANMQGLFTQLSYLVDTSITSIGPLIDCRLPSQYDIEQRADIKALYKALDITKEKMRMAKSTFFPHIFVKAGLKGYGDDLRFNGDGYRNADQNYATIILQQNLFNGFSDTRNVEAAKYAKMATAAYLSDYILKVKSELDKDLFTYHALQSKIRWAQKRVEAAKNYYKLTKGRFENQLASADELSRAIADLAKARAELSQTQAQLFVQKCKILLQISLETFEKSMQL, translated from the coding sequence ATGAAATATTTGGTGACTATTTTGATACCAATGATTCTCAGTGCACAAAACTTTTTAGAGATTGTGAAATTGCTCGATCATAACAGGCTTTTGCAATCAAAAAAGTATGAAGTGATGGCACAAAAAAGAGTATATGAAGCTGCGAAAGGAGCGAACTATCCAAAAGTCGATATTGCCTTGCAGGGTATCTATCTTAAAGAGCAACCCACAATGTCAATCCATCTTGGCATTCCTACATTGCCATCATCTTTTCCAGCAGCGGCACAAAATCAATATTTCGGTGAAATTTCTATCAGTTACCCTCTCTTTAGCGGTTTTGCGATTACCTCACAAATTGCCTCGGCGAAATTACAGGAACAAAAAAGCCGCTTGGAGCAAAAAGATCTTGAACGCAGGCTCTACTTGAAGACTGCACAACTTTATGGAGCTATTTATGCAGCCAAACATACTGAAAAGGCTTTGCAAAAGGGTCTTGAAGCAATGGAACTTTCATTGAAAAAAGCAAAAGGTTTTTACGAAGAGGGTCTTATTCCTCTTAGTTATCTGTCCAATATCGAAGCAAAAAAGTATCAGATTGAGTCCAATTTGCAGATGGTGCGAGCGAATATGCAAGGACTCTTTACGCAACTCTCCTACCTCGTGGATACATCCATTACATCTATCGGTCCACTGATCGATTGTCGTCTACCATCACAGTATGATATCGAGCAAAGAGCTGACATAAAAGCGCTATACAAAGCTTTGGATATTACAAAAGAGAAGATGAGAATGGCAAAGAGCACTTTTTTTCCCCATATTTTCGTAAAGGCTGGACTGAAAGGGTATGGCGATGACCTGAGATTCAATGGAGATGGATATAGAAACGCAGATCAAAACTATGCCACAATTATCCTGCAGCAAAATCTTTTTAACGGTTTTTCCGATACAAGAAACGTCGAAGCTGCAAAGTATGCGAAGATGGCTACGGCAGCATATCTTTCCGACTATATCCTGAAGGTAAAAAGCGAACTCGACAAAGATCTTTTTACATACCATGCACTCCAGTCCAAAATCAGATGGGCTCAAAAACGGGTCGAAGCAGCGAAAAACTACTACAAGCTGACGAAAGGGCGTTTCGAGAATCAATTGGCAAGTGCAGATGAGTTAAGCAGGGCCATTGCGGATCTTGCAAAAGCGAGAGCGGAGTTGTCTCAAACACAAGCGCAGCTTTTTGTACAAAAGTGCAAAATTTTATTGCAGATATCTTTGGAAACCTTCGAAAAGAGTATGCAACTATGA
- a CDS encoding DHA2 family efflux MFS transporter permease subunit, translating to MSERSPKPYDLTNRQRALYTFIVMLGAFMAILDTTVVDVIVPKLTGPLATDMYGVQWIITSYMVSAAIGLLVCEYLIKRYGAKKIYLIGVATFAIASFVCGISSSLDSIVAARIFQGMAEALIMVTSHVMVFSYFPPNKKGLAMGIFALGVSFAPALGPTIGGYLTEYYNWRMVFFINVPIGILLTIAGILYLPKEKFFEKLRFNLVSFIFLAIATVALLVMLSRGQQLGWFSSLQIGILFFIAILGYLMYVLSELYSKYTLIDFSLFRKSDFTNGILIYFFILGFSMYQYFYLLPIYYEHIKGLPTLDAGIAVFAFALFIGIFSPVAGTLSDRIGAKKTVAIAAIIYLVTALFLLPHLNYYTPLSQAILITIPFGIGMGMFFAPVTVLLLQSAPANKSELAIVLMDYFRFVGGSFGTALATNNMEFFKNFHFDRMSEIQNREFLSIMLHRFQELLGVSFDQIKAIFRNYELFMSYNYGFYNTFMHAGYWALLGSVFVLLLFIAPKNLQRKSV from the coding sequence ATGTCTGAACGAAGTCCCAAGCCCTACGATCTGACAAACAGGCAGCGGGCTTTATACACTTTCATAGTCATGCTTGGTGCCTTCATGGCAATACTCGATACCACAGTGGTTGATGTGATCGTACCCAAATTGACCGGTCCTTTGGCGACGGATATGTATGGTGTACAGTGGATTATCACCAGTTACATGGTTTCAGCGGCTATTGGACTTTTGGTGTGTGAATATCTGATAAAGCGCTATGGTGCAAAAAAGATCTATTTAATCGGCGTAGCGACATTTGCCATAGCCTCTTTCGTATGTGGTATTTCAAGCTCTTTGGATTCCATTGTTGCGGCAAGAATCTTTCAAGGGATGGCAGAAGCCCTTATTATGGTTACTAGCCATGTGATGGTTTTTAGCTATTTCCCTCCCAATAAAAAGGGGCTCGCTATGGGAATCTTTGCCCTTGGTGTCAGTTTTGCTCCCGCTCTTGGCCCGACAATCGGTGGTTATCTTACAGAGTATTACAACTGGCGTATGGTCTTTTTCATCAATGTCCCCATCGGAATCCTTTTGACCATTGCCGGCATTCTCTACCTACCGAAAGAGAAGTTTTTCGAAAAACTTCGTTTCAATCTTGTCAGTTTTATCTTTTTGGCTATTGCAACTGTTGCACTGCTTGTGATGTTGAGCCGCGGACAGCAGCTTGGATGGTTTAGTTCGCTCCAAATAGGCATACTCTTTTTCATCGCAATATTAGGGTATCTTATGTATGTGTTGAGTGAACTGTACTCCAAATATACGCTCATCGATTTTTCTTTGTTTCGAAAAAGCGATTTTACAAACGGAATATTGATCTACTTTTTTATTCTCGGTTTTAGTATGTACCAATATTTCTATCTGTTGCCTATCTATTATGAGCATATCAAAGGGTTGCCAACGCTTGATGCAGGGATAGCGGTGTTTGCTTTTGCTCTTTTCATCGGTATTTTTTCACCTGTGGCTGGAACATTGAGCGACAGGATTGGTGCGAAAAAGACGGTGGCGATCGCTGCAATCATATATCTCGTGACGGCTCTTTTTCTCTTGCCCCATCTCAATTATTATACGCCACTATCGCAAGCGATACTGATAACGATCCCTTTTGGCATCGGTATGGGAATGTTTTTCGCTCCTGTTACGGTACTGCTTTTGCAAAGTGCTCCAGCAAATAAAAGTGAGCTCGCTATTGTGTTGATGGACTATTTCCGGTTTGTCGGAGGAAGTTTTGGAACGGCTCTAGCGACGAACAATATGGAGTTTTTCAAAAATTTTCATTTTGATCGTATGAGCGAGATACAAAATAGAGAGTTTCTAAGCATAATGCTACACCGGTTTCAAGAACTGTTAGGAGTCTCTTTTGATCAGATCAAAGCGATTTTTCGCAATTACGAGCTTTTTATGAGTTACAATTATGGCTTTTACAATACATTTATGCATGCAGGATACTGGGCATTGCTTGGCTCTGTTTTCGTCCTCTTGCTTTTTATCGCTCCAAAAAATCTGCAAAGGAAAAGCGTATGA
- a CDS encoding HlyD family secretion protein — protein MKRVGTALLILLIILFWYVAYRYVHFRTQNAVSDAAFLRTDSLLTLSFKVGGKVVKMAKKEGEDVQKNELLALIDDRDFVIEKKRLQSQIDSLKQKSEALRIKKEKLAHDIAIQREILDNTRKKLKKDIEAFGYEIAADKAKLKQTTRDLRRYRSLYQRHLIQKEKLEKIETQKDMLEDGIRAKTAKLMALKVDLANIDQKEALLQNSLQSIKELSKEIASLQKRVEALQASKKEIENKIEYCRLYAPIEGRIAKKYINIQRVVKKGSPVYSIVDPKDLHVEVLLSEKKLHGVVPGNPVEIWVDAFKDRKYHGKVESILPASAATFSLVPRDIASGEFTKLDQRFVVRISLENPTPDLKVGMGAEVAIKRR, from the coding sequence ATGAAACGAGTGGGAACAGCCCTTTTGATTTTACTGATAATACTATTTTGGTATGTGGCATACCGTTATGTTCATTTTCGAACTCAAAATGCCGTGAGCGATGCCGCTTTCCTCCGAACGGACTCACTGCTTACCCTTAGTTTCAAAGTTGGTGGGAAAGTGGTAAAAATGGCGAAAAAAGAGGGCGAGGATGTACAAAAAAATGAACTTCTAGCGTTGATAGACGATAGGGATTTTGTGATTGAAAAAAAGCGACTCCAGTCTCAGATCGACTCATTGAAGCAAAAATCCGAAGCTTTGCGGATCAAAAAAGAAAAACTTGCGCACGATATTGCAATTCAAAGAGAGATACTTGACAATACCCGAAAAAAATTGAAAAAAGATATAGAGGCTTTCGGATATGAGATAGCTGCCGATAAAGCAAAACTGAAACAGACGACAAGAGACCTCAGACGCTACCGGTCATTGTATCAAAGACATCTCATCCAAAAAGAGAAACTAGAAAAAATAGAGACCCAAAAGGATATGTTGGAAGATGGCATACGAGCAAAAACGGCTAAACTGATGGCGCTAAAGGTAGATTTGGCAAATATTGATCAAAAAGAGGCCCTGTTGCAAAATAGTCTTCAAAGCATCAAAGAGCTATCAAAAGAGATCGCCTCTTTACAAAAGAGAGTGGAGGCGTTGCAAGCATCCAAAAAAGAAATAGAAAACAAGATCGAATATTGTAGGCTCTATGCGCCGATAGAGGGTCGTATAGCCAAAAAGTATATCAATATTCAACGCGTTGTAAAAAAGGGAAGCCCTGTCTATTCGATCGTTGATCCAAAGGATCTTCATGTAGAGGTACTTTTGAGTGAAAAAAAACTGCACGGTGTAGTACCAGGCAATCCTGTCGAGATCTGGGTAGATGCCTTTAAAGATAGGAAATATCACGGAAAAGTAGAGAGTATTTTACCGGCAAGCGCAGCGACTTTTTCTCTTGTCCCAAGAGATATCGCAAGTGGAGAGTTCACCAAACTTGATCAGCGCTTTGTCGTTCGCATATCCCTGGAAAATCCTACTCCGGATCTGAAAGTGGGTATGGGCGCCGAAGTGGCAATCAAGAGGCGTTAG
- a CDS encoding TetR/AcrR family transcriptional regulator: MNIKEKVKEYKKELLLKKVSELFEKEGFDQIKMVDIAKYCGISVGALYKLFPSKEDLFYDYIQYQIDLFYKQLQERFNVVKTPKQRLKLFIDMMFHTFTSKKRLFMDTAAGDPLFFAKLALKRDNPAKKIYKLLEREFEKLENRKISDTKQLAILFKSFLYGYIEYWLIHDQPIKTCSEEALELFLHGIVKE, translated from the coding sequence ATGAATATCAAAGAGAAAGTCAAAGAGTACAAAAAAGAGCTTCTTTTAAAAAAGGTGAGCGAACTTTTTGAAAAGGAGGGGTTTGATCAGATAAAAATGGTCGATATTGCCAAATATTGCGGTATATCGGTGGGAGCTTTATATAAACTGTTTCCATCAAAAGAGGATCTTTTTTACGATTATATCCAGTATCAAATCGATCTCTTTTACAAACAATTGCAAGAGAGATTCAATGTAGTCAAAACACCGAAACAGCGCCTGAAACTCTTTATCGACATGATGTTTCATACTTTCACCTCCAAAAAAAGACTTTTTATGGATACGGCGGCAGGCGATCCGCTCTTTTTTGCGAAACTGGCACTGAAACGAGACAATCCCGCAAAAAAAATCTATAAACTTCTAGAAAGAGAATTTGAAAAACTGGAAAACAGAAAGATATCTGATACCAAACAGCTCGCGATCCTGTTCAAATCGTTTTTGTATGGATACATCGAATATTGGCTCATACACGACCAACCCATTAAAACATGTAGCGAGGAAGCTTTAGAGCTTTTTTTGCATGGTATCGTAAAGGAGTGA